The DNA sequence CCCACATCCTCCATAGATTCTTTATGAACTCCATCCTGCAATGATATCACTTCTCAATTCTTCAGCAGTTTTCGGTAGCACCTATTCCTATGATTAGTTTGTATTTTCTGGTTCAAGTATATCTTGTTCTTTTCTTACTCTACCCCtaccctccacccctgccccttACACTCTTCTACCAGTAAAAATGAACTTCCTGGTGGCCAAAATGGCCCTAAATATTTTTGCATACCTGGGCTTCATCCAATGTGGATTGGGATAGCTTCTCAGTATCTCTATTTAAAATTGTACAGTCTAAAATTGATGATTTGGTCGCTCTTTTCATACTGAGAAACATATGGCAGTAAAAGCAGCTTTTTTGATGAAACTAATAGAAATTCTTATCAATTCTTTCATAGTGAATTAATATAGTGATTACAGCGAGCGTCACCTCCCCCAACCCGGCCCACGTGCCGCGGAGGTGGACTCTTCCCATTCCACGCGGCCAGTGGGCCGTGCTGAAGGAACTCGGTACCATAGAGCTGGCGGACCGCCGGGGTAGAGGAGACCGGAAGTTGTTTCTTCGCCCCCCGTCCCGGGGCTGGCGCTGGGCTCTGCCGGACGGGTTTGGTGGTCTCCGCCGTCGGACACTCGTCCGGCCCCAGGGCTTGGTGGCCCCGGGCTGGGCTGGCCCTCGCCCTGGGTCCAGGCTGAACTTGCCCTCGCGAAGGGGCGTGAGCTCCTCGGTCTCCTAGCGACGGAAGGCTGGGCTGCGGCGGGGGCTCAACGGCGCTGGCCGACTCGCTCCGAGGCGAACCGGACGACCGGCTGGACCCAGAAAGGATCAGAAACCCGGAGCTTTGAAGAATAAGGAGGAAATGGCGGACGAGGCGTTGTTTTTGCTTCTCCATAACGAGATGGTGTCTGGTGTATACAAATCCGCGGAACAGGGGGAGGTGGTGAGTGCTGCTACACGCCCTTGAGGTCCTTCTGCGGTGACGCTCCCTGTTTTCCCTCAGCTCTGTCCTTCCATCGTCTCGTCACCAGCGTCTCCCGAAGTGTGGCCAAACTGGTCCACCTCCTAATCCTAGACCCTAAGCCCTGCGGTTGTCTCCTTCGAGTACTTCCGTCTTTCATCCTTTCCGATTTCGAGTcctgtatttgattcttttttgtcCATTCGTATGCCTGTGTCCTGCAGGCCACAACAACTTTTAGTGTTGTCCCTGCCATGGTTTACGGCGGGGTTAACTGCAGAGCTGGTTTTGGCATCCCTGCTTAATTTTATTGGCACTTCCAACACTTTCGAGCCATCCACCAGGCAGACTTGTCCCAGCCCGAGAATCCTGTTCCTCCCCATCCCTACCTCCCACCACTACTACACACGCCGCAGGGATTGAAGGCTAATGAGGGTAAGGAAAGTTTGTAGGGATTATGTTAACGGAGAAAGacaaatcaattaattaattcagaatatttagGGTCCATTATATGTTAGGCTCCGTTGCTGGGGATACAGTAGTGAATAGAAATAAATAGTGGCTCCACCCTGGAGGAGGTTACGTTTTATTATGTGGGCGTCCACATTCACTCATTGAATCACTCGGAAAACATTTACCAAGTGCGTATTTGGGACTGAATATGCTAAATGAATAAAACCCCTGTTTCACAGTCGTTGGGAAATAGGTAGTTtaggaataattaaaatattgggTGCTAATTAGGTATAGAATAATAGAGTTGTAAAGAATTTTAGAAATGAGATATTCCACAATGACAATCCTTTTCCATAATGCAATATATTGATAAAGATAGGTGGAGGTTAGGGGTAGGAAAGCATTATAGGCAAAGATAATGGCATAGAGGTATGATAGAGTGTGGtatatttaaatatgattaagtatttttttatgactacattgaatgggtggagaaagaGGTATTGAGAGCTGAGGCTAGAAAGGTCCCTATAGAATTAGCTAAAGAATTTGAACCTTCTTGGAGGATTTTTGAAGAGGGAATGACATGGGCCCGTTTTCAATTTAAGAAGATAACTAGCATTTGGGCTGGAGAGGGAAGATCATTGTAATGAGAAAATCCATTATTGCAGGAGTTCAGGCCGGAAATGAGGAAGATCTGAATTGAGACAGGGATAGcagcaggaggaggagagaaCAGGTTTGAAAGATAGGAGGTAGAAAATAAAGGACTTGATTAGGTATGTGAGTGAGGGTTGAAAATTATCCTTAGTTTTTTAGCTTGAGATATGGGTGGAACCTCTGAGAATTGGTGCTGCCAGTCTAGTCTGTAAAGTACAAGAGGGATGGGCATGATGTATTTGAAGAGATCAGGGAGAGTTATTATAATGAAGCAAATTATATTTATCATTTGGACCCATCTATAGTAAAGATTTTTTTCCAAGTTACAGACTTTGGGTTTATCATCATCAGCAAACAGCATTATGCTAAGTGCAGAGTAGTAGATGTTTGCTGTTTGAAGAAAGCTAGCCTACCTTTTACCTTTTTTCCCAAAGAGCGATTGGCAACATACCACTTTTATAGTTATAAAATCCCCCTCCCCACCTGTGGAGTATGCACTCTTCATTCTGTTTACTTTCTTTGCCTTCTCCAACTCTTGTCCATgaaattctatcttctttttttctctaatggGTTAACCCAAAATAATCATGACTGATAATTTTAAGAGGTGTGCTAGACTTAAGAGAAAGGAACTCGGTAAGTTTTCTAtcatttaaactaaaaaaataactttcttttccttttgcaaTATGTTTATGGTGGGAAAAAATTGCAGTTACATATATGCAAAGATGttttaaagaaagttttgttACAGTCTTGATAATCGTTGAATCTGGTGTGGGATTCATTGTATTACTCTCTCTACTTTGAGTGtacttgaaatgaaaaatgtagatgaaaaacATTTATAATCTTCTCCTCTAGACCTGAtggttttaatactttttttcattcataatgtcgtaagttttgaaatgaaataaaggaaagaaacaatgttATCACCCACTAAATCAGTTACTTTTACTTGCTTGAAGTCATTAGCAATGACTTGAAGAGGAGTTAAATCTCTAAAAATTGAAGTTGGACATTTCCCAATTTACAGAGAATAGGTGAAAAAGGTTGAATAAAATTTTCtcagatttaatttttcttgacATTTTGGTACTAATGAACAGTCAGATGCCACAGTGAATGAACAGGTAGTAAAAACCAAAAGTAGGACTAAATTCCAAAGCTTTGTGGTAGTAATTAGGCTTTGAGAATGTCTACATATGAGCATATTTCCAGCTTATAAATTTGTTAccagaagattctacaaagagcAGATTGTTCCACAAAGATTATCATGATTTACAGGTACCCATCTCATTTGAACATGTTTGGGAATTCGTATGGTGAATAACAGAAACACCAGGGATAGTGATAAGTATTAATAGATGTATGTAAAGAGTTTTATGACAAGGTAGGGCTCAAAGGAGTATCATGAAAGGCTTCTTGGAGAATGTGATGCTTGAGCTAATTCTTAAATTCTAGAAAACAGCAAAACAGCAGGTGGAAGAGAACGTAGCACTTTGGGGTTGCTGCAGCAATATTAAAGTGGCAGAAGGGAAGTATGTTTGTGAATATGTGGCTGTTAATGAATCAGGTTAACTAGGAAGGGGCCATTAGGAAAGGGATACAATGCTGTACTGAGCTTGGACTTTATACTGAAAAAAGGAATGGAGGTTGGGGCTTGGAAAGATTCAGTAAAGAAAAACATCATTTGTTTATTAGAAAGTCTTCTACCAGAAACGTGGAAGATGaatcaaaggaggaaaaaactaaaaacatgGAGATCAGTTTGAAGACTGCAGTAGTAATCCAAGAGAAAAGTGACAAGGGTTAACTTGAACAGTTGGgatggaaaggaaaagatggagTTTGAAAAATATGTAGAAGGTAGATTCTACTGCTGTTTTGGGGGGTGAGTGGTTGGaaacaatggaatgaagaaaactgaagtttTCTGGTTGGTGGATGGTGGTGGTGTTAATGAAGCTAGGGAATTTTTGAAAAAGACCAGGCTAAGGACAAAAGATAATGTGTATCATTTTGAATATGTCTAATTTAACGAGACTAGGGAACTTCTAAATGGCTATGTCCAATGTGTGTACTAGGAATGCGGATTTAACTGTCACAGCCTTAAACAAAGTACATGATTCCTGAGAAGAGAGTGCAGTAAATAATGAGGGTCATGATGCGTGTCTTTGCATGGGAGGCACAACAGGCTTCAGAATGTATAAAAATCCCTTCTCTCTCAGAGCTGTATTCTAGCCCAGGGTGGGGATGGAAGGACATGGGcaatataaaataagtaaaatatacagTATATTAATTGGAAAAAGAAGTTCTTTGGAAACAAATTAAGCAGGAAAAGTAGTTTAgggcatcagaatcatctggaaggTTTGTTAAGAACATATTTGTGGGGGTGGTGCAAACatggttcagtagcagaattctcgcctgccatgccggagactcaggtttgattcccagtgcctgcccatgcaaaaacaaaacaaaaccaaataaaaaaaatatattgctgGTTCCACATCCAGAGTGTTTGATTTAGTAATTTGAGGTGTAGCTAGATAATTTGCGTTTTTAACAAATTTCTGTGTTGTGTGGGTGCTGCTGAcctgggaccacactttgagaatgaCCAAGATAGAGTGCTGAAGAGGGTGGTGTTGCAGTTTTAAAGAAGATGGTCAAAATAGGCCCCATTGGAATGGTGATGTTAGTGAGGGACGTGGTCATGTGAGAATCTGGAGGAAGAGCATTCCAGATAGAGGGAACAGACAGTGCAAAAGGCCTGAATTGGAGCATGCCTGGTGTGTTTAAGAAACAGCAAGAGCAGTGTGGCTAGAGTAGAAGGAATATGAACAGGAGTAGAAGGTTGAGAccagagatgggggtgggggggaggtcaAGATCGTATGGAGCTTTGTAGGTCATTTAGAGGATTGGGGGAATCTTCAGCAAAGAGGTGGTATTTGAAGTCTTCAGAGTGGATGAGATTGTCAAAGGAAGAGGCAAGCAATCACAGGATTTTAGGTTTAGGGTGATGGGGTCATCAAATAAGACAAACTGAGAACTAAGAAGCTTGGTTGACTAAGGcgttttttttaaacctttgttccccctatttatttttttatccatatttttactcatctgtccatatcgtagataaaaggagcctgagacacaaggtcttcacaatcacatagtcagcTGCGAAGGGTATATCGTAACGATCATCTTGAAGAAACGTGgctctactggaacacagctctacagtttcaggcacttccctttagctgctctaatacaccataaactaaaaaggggatatctgtataatgcataagaataacctgaaggataacctctcaactctctttgaaatttcctagccactgacactttattttgtctcattctctcttcccccttttggtcaagaaggttttctcaatcccttgatgctgagtcccagcttgttctaggatttctgtcccacattgcaagggaggtttgctaggagtcatgtcccacatagagaggtggagggcagtgagttcacttgccatattggctgagagaaaggccacatctgggcaacaaaagaagttctctggggggtgactcttaagcctaattttaagtaggcttagcctattgtttgcagggataagtttatAAGAATAggctcagccttttgatttgggtgttcccactgtttgcgagaatatcaggaattctccaaatagagaagttgaattttccccctttctccccattcccccaaggggactttgcaatacttctttattcactgttcagatcactctgggatttctggggcatcacactaacctgggcaaacttAGAAAATTTCACTCTCTATTCAAGGTCCATGTACTTAAGCCGTTCACTTAAAACTGTCCATTTAAGTTAAATtagggaaatgcactagtcaaaatataaattttgtaccaaataaacatttcttgcttgagtctcacacagaagttgaagttttaaaatatgaaatgaccatctatttcaacaccctgcagtattgacattcctttgttctttcttatgcaaaaacatttttaaatttgtacatttagttactatcattgtacactttagacattcctaggttataccatctcagtctttatcatctgtctttccttctggtttcatatgtgcccccgccctcctccctctgtcattcgctaagaaacattttaaagcaaGTAACAGTAGAATTTAGTGAaagcttaaagaaaataattgacagaaaaaaatcaaatgtgatagtttattttatttactaggAGAGAGGAAGAATGGTTGAAATGGGCAAAAAAAGTGGAGAATGATTGAGAACAATTTTCAAGAGAAATAATAAGCAACAATTCCGTTTATCTTATTGGCTTATGAAAATGATTAGAACTAAGAAAATTCAAGGATGTTTAGTAGTTCATGTTTCCTTTAAATGTttcaatgaaaaaagaataaatatttacacTAATATTGAAAAGCTCTATTTAAcgatattaaaatttttttgaatatttaagtTCTAGCATTCTAAATTaagtatttaaaactattttttaaaataggaaaatggaCGATGTATTACTAAGCTGGAAAACATGGGGTTTCGAGTGGGACAAGGATTGATAGAAAGGTGAGCAGTATggatttgaaaattttcttccaGGTAGGTTATGAACAAAGATGACCCATTTCAAAAGATTGTTTGTAAAACtgagaaaacatttaaattttaacaccaatttgaaaaattcttctctattcttgaatttaaaatatgaaatttctttttttaggtcATGATGCTTTTTTAACTCGGTTAtctaaatttatgtttaaatatttgaaaaaaatgtattttatatttttgaaacgTCTTTCTGCAACTTGTGGTGTAttgaaacaaacatttaaaattttgtttcatttcctacTTAATGTCTGGTAGGTTCTTTAACCTGAATGGAATTTTGTTTAAATGCATAGGGATGGAAATGCCttacaataaatgtttatgcatgtAATAATCTTCTGGTTTATAGGTCAATTCTTTTTAGTGTTTCTTTCTCATTATCTGAATAATTGAACTCATTATGTTTTATATAACAGTACTATGATCatgctcatttctttttctgtttttttctttttaatgtggtaGAATTAATTGTACCTGAAATTGAAGCTTTACCATTAGACTAATATACCACTACACTAATTTTAGGCTCCATGGTTATATAATAGAGTATGAATCCATAAAAGATGATATCTGCTTTGTTTGTTGCTTATCACTTTACGACTGTAAATAAATGTCGAATGCTATTCTGGCATTTGGAAATTTGTTAATGATTTGCCCCTCTTGCTTTCTCTGGAGGGAAAATAGTGTATTACTTCTAGTTGATCTTTTTAGATTTACAAAAGATACTGCAAGATTCAAGGATGAGCTAGATATCATGAAGTTCATTTGTAAAGATTTTTGGACTACAGTATTCAAGAAACAAATTGACAATCTAAGGACAAATCATCAGGTATATAGTTAAATTAAGGTCTATGTTTTTAAGtccttttaatttaatatatatgtcCCACTTTTGTGatttacttattatttaaaacttaatttcTGGTGAACTTTGGAAGTTTCGCTTATCTTTTGTTACTCATTAGTTCTTTTGTTCTCATAAGGTACgatgaataaaaacaaaggaGCAATTATCAGTTGATG is a window from the Tamandua tetradactyla isolate mTamTet1 chromosome 14, mTamTet1.pri, whole genome shotgun sequence genome containing:
- the TRAPPC6B gene encoding trafficking protein particle complex subunit 6B isoform X2, with product MADEALFLLLHNEMVSGVYKSAEQGEVENGRCITKLENMGFRVGQGLIERFTKDTARFKDELDIMKFICKDFWTTVFKKQIDNLRTNHQGIYVLQDNKFRLLTQMSSGKQYLEHASKYLAFTCGLIRGGLSNLGIKSIVTAEVSSMPACKFQVMIQKL